In the Cellvibrio sp. KY-GH-1 genome, CCGTGAATCGCTGAATATTCCACCGTCAAATGAGCGCAAAACGATTTAATTTTTATACAGGAAACTGGATAGGGATGTTGCATGCAGAACAAACACTGCATTGATTTTATTGATCGACTGGCACCCTTGGCCAGCCAAACTATGAGGAAGCACCTATGCAAATAAATATCAGTGGCCATCACCTCGAAGTCACGGACTCATTAAGAGATTATGTCACCAGTAAAATTGAACGCCTGAGCAATCATCACGACCGCATCACTACAACACACGTAATTCTCTCCGTAGACAAACTGATTCAAAAAGCAGAAGCGACCATTCATGTAAGCGGCAAAGATATCCATGCCGATTCAACCCACGAAGATCTTTACGCGGCGATTGATGCCCTGGCAGACAAGCTGGATCGTCAATTAATTAAACACAAAGAAAAAATGCGCAGTCATCGTTAATTGAATGATTTCAGCGCGCAACCGAGGATGCCAAGGCATCAGTTGAGTTATGCAAATCGAATCACTTATCAGCGCCAGCCGCACCCTGTGCGGCGTAGAAGGCGGCAGCAAAAAACGTGCACTGGAATTGCTGGCCAATGCCATTGCGCAAGATATTCCAGCAATTGATGCCGATGAACTTTTTCGGCGCCTTATAGGGCGCGAGCGCCTGGGCTCTACCGGAATTGGCCACGGTGTCGCCATTCCCCACTGCCGCGTGGAAAATTGCACCGGTACAGTAGGCGCGTTGATTACCTTGGCAGAACCAATCGATTTTGACGCCATAGATTCACAACCAGTGGATATTCTCTTTGCGATGCTGGTGCCAGAAGATGCTCATGATGAGCATCTGCAAACCCTGGCTACTCTGGCAGGCGCATTGAATAATCCGGAATACCGCCAGCGGCTGCGCAAGGCGGAGAGCGATCAAGCGCTCTACCAGGCAGCTATCGCGGCACTCTAGAGGCACAGCCTTATGCATCTGGTTATTGTCAGCGGCCTTTCAGGCTCGGGAAAAAGTACCGCACTCCACGTACTCGAGGATGTGGGTTTTAACTGCATTGATAACCTGCCTGTCAGCCTGCTCCCGGCGTTGGTTGCCCAAATCCAGATCCATAAGGACGATAAGCAAAAGTTTGCGATTGGCATAGATGTACGCAATGCCTGGCAAGATTTAGCGATTTTCCCGCAGATGATCAACACTCTGAAGGATGCGCACCTGCCATTTCGCACCCTGTTTCTCGACTCCCAACCGGCCGTATTGATTCAGCGCTTTAGCGAAACGCGTCGCAAACACCCGCTGTCTGACAAACACACCAGCCTGGAAGAAGCCATCACCGCCGAACAGCATCTGCTGGAACCCATTCGCGATACTGCAGACCAGGTAATCGACACCAGCCACCTGAACCTGCATGAATTGCGCGACCTGGTAAAAGAGCGCGTGGTTGGGCGCAGCGAATCCACCATGGCGATACTGTTTGAATCCTTTGGGTTCAAACACGGTGTACCTGTGAATGCCGACTTGGTATTTGATGCGCGCTGCCTGCCAAACCCACACTGGAAGCCGAATCTGCGCCCACAAACAGGCAAAGATCAGGACGTGATTGACTTCCTGGAGGAACAGGTAACTGTTAAGGAGATGTACGACGATATTGAGCACTACCTAACGCGCTGGCTGCCGCGCTACCAAGCAAACAACCGCAGCTATATCACCATTGCCATAGGCTGTACTGGTGGACAACACCGGTCGGTTTATTTAGCAGAGCGTTTGCAAAAGCACTTTGACCAAAGTTTTAGCGATGTACAAGTGCGTCACCGCGATATTAACAAACACAAAAAACACTGATTTCACATACAGAAACTGGCAATGCACACAGACATTCTCGACATCATTAACAAACGCGGACTTCATGCCCGCGCCGCTGCCAAGCTCGCCACCCTGGCCAACCAATTTACGGCCAAAATTCTGGTGCGAGTCGGTGAAGGCAACTGGGCGGATGCGAAAAGCGTCATGTCACTGATGTTGTTAGCGGCAAGCTGCGGCACCGCCCTACAGATCAGCATTGAGGGAGATGACGCTGAAGCGGCTCTTAACGCCATTCGCGCCCTGATCGCCGATCGCTTTGAAGAAGGCGAATAAATCGCCTATTGTTTACTCTATAGCCAGCACAATGGTTGTCCTTAAGCGGCAACTGCACTAAGCTGCGCGCCCTTTTACTGTTTCAGCCAACGGCACCACCATGGTTTACAACTACGACGATATTAATCCCGACGATTACATCCTGAGCAAATCCCAAGTTAAGCGCGATATGCATGCGCTGCAGGCGCTGGGAGAAAGCTTCATCGCTATGAATGAAAAGCAGCTGGCTCAGCTCCCCTTGAGCGAAGACCTGCTGGAAGCCATTTATCTCGCCCGCAAAATGCCACTGAAAGACGCTCGTCGCCGCCAGATTCAGTATATCGGCCGCCTAATGCGTGAGGGCAACCACGAGGAAATCAAAGCCGCCGTGGATAAAATGCAAAACCGCAACGATCAGTATGTCCATCGTCAACACCAGATCGAGCGCTATCGCGACCTACTCATTGAAGGTGATAAGCAGATTTTCCAAACATTGGTAACCTCCTGTCCCGGCATTGATGTCCAACATTTACGCCAGCTAATTCGCTCTGCACAAAAAGAGCGGGAAGAAAACAAGCCAGCTGCCAGCGCGCGCAAGTTGTTTGGCTTTATTCGTGACCAACTTGAACTGCAAGATTAACCAATCACCACCCCCAACAGGCCATCTTAAGTTTTATTTAAGATGGCCATGTAAAGATTCACAAAAATCCCAGCACTTGCTCGACCTGCCTTAAGGTCGAGGTTAAGATGCTTTTCGTGTCAATTTTTAGCTAATAGCAAATCATCCCCCGTGAAAGTTCGCAATATCGCCAAGATAGTGACGTTTGCAGCCTTGTTCAGCTGGTTTTGTGCCGGCCTGTTAGGCCTGCACAGTCACATCCCTTTGGATGGTAGCCCGGCGACATTGGATAGTTCTTTCTTCAAAGATTCGCTTGCCGATTCCTATGGCCACAAAGCCAGCCCTCATGTGGACACCGAGTCAAACACCACGCCCGCTAAAAATCTTAACCTTGCGGTGTTGCTCATCGCCGGTCTGGTTATCCTGTTGTTGACACAACAAGGTTATTTCAAAACCCTGTTAATACTTTCCTTCCACCCGCAAACCAACCAAGGATTGCGTCCGCCACTGCGCGCACCTCCACGCCAAATCACAGCCTGATACAGGCCAGCCATTTAATTTTATTCCCCTGTAAATGGATTGCCGCTGCACTCTGGT is a window encoding:
- the rapZ gene encoding RNase adapter RapZ, with translation MHLVIVSGLSGSGKSTALHVLEDVGFNCIDNLPVSLLPALVAQIQIHKDDKQKFAIGIDVRNAWQDLAIFPQMINTLKDAHLPFRTLFLDSQPAVLIQRFSETRRKHPLSDKHTSLEEAITAEQHLLEPIRDTADQVIDTSHLNLHELRDLVKERVVGRSESTMAILFESFGFKHGVPVNADLVFDARCLPNPHWKPNLRPQTGKDQDVIDFLEEQVTVKEMYDDIEHYLTRWLPRYQANNRSYITIAIGCTGGQHRSVYLAERLQKHFDQSFSDVQVRHRDINKHKKH
- the yjgA gene encoding ribosome biogenesis factor YjgA, whose amino-acid sequence is MVYNYDDINPDDYILSKSQVKRDMHALQALGESFIAMNEKQLAQLPLSEDLLEAIYLARKMPLKDARRRQIQYIGRLMREGNHEEIKAAVDKMQNRNDQYVHRQHQIERYRDLLIEGDKQIFQTLVTSCPGIDVQHLRQLIRSAQKEREENKPAASARKLFGFIRDQLELQD
- the ptsN gene encoding PTS IIA-like nitrogen regulatory protein PtsN, translating into MQIESLISASRTLCGVEGGSKKRALELLANAIAQDIPAIDADELFRRLIGRERLGSTGIGHGVAIPHCRVENCTGTVGALITLAEPIDFDAIDSQPVDILFAMLVPEDAHDEHLQTLATLAGALNNPEYRQRLRKAESDQALYQAAIAAL
- the hpf gene encoding ribosome hibernation-promoting factor, HPF/YfiA family, coding for MQINISGHHLEVTDSLRDYVTSKIERLSNHHDRITTTHVILSVDKLIQKAEATIHVSGKDIHADSTHEDLYAAIDALADKLDRQLIKHKEKMRSHR
- a CDS encoding HPr family phosphocarrier protein, whose product is MHTDILDIINKRGLHARAAAKLATLANQFTAKILVRVGEGNWADAKSVMSLMLLAASCGTALQISIEGDDAEAALNAIRALIADRFEEGE